The Verrucomicrobiota bacterium genome includes a window with the following:
- a CDS encoding DUF4340 domain-containing protein, translated as MNKKQLLLIILAGAILGAAGLVMYKKEQNSWNQTARPREKLITDFPLNDVAKITVKGGSGELNLVKQDDLWCVQEREGFAANYSDIKEFLQKMWELKGGQPVEVSQSQLSRLELLPPGKGASAGTQVEFKDKSGKLLHTLLLGKKHMKKSPGGMGGMGGGEWPDGRYVMVNGETASVSLLTEAFSNLEPKPEQWLSKDLIKVEKVKAITLVSTNATNSWKVTRETEAGEWKLADAGKDEQIDSVKVSSASTALSSASLTDVVAATTKAETTGLDKPTVITLETFDGFTYVLKFGNKTSDDNGYYTSFTVAANLPKERTPGKDEKKEDKDRLDKEFKDNLKKSEEKLQKEKSLEKWNYVVAKWTVESLFKPRPEMLAPKKEEPKPEEKKDDKK; from the coding sequence ATGAACAAAAAACAACTCCTCTTAATCATACTGGCCGGCGCTATTCTCGGCGCTGCGGGACTCGTCATGTACAAAAAGGAGCAGAACTCCTGGAATCAGACCGCGCGTCCGCGGGAGAAGCTCATTACGGACTTTCCGCTGAATGACGTGGCGAAGATCACTGTTAAGGGCGGCTCGGGCGAATTGAATCTCGTCAAGCAGGATGACCTTTGGTGCGTTCAGGAGCGCGAGGGGTTCGCCGCCAATTACAGCGACATCAAGGAGTTCCTCCAGAAGATGTGGGAACTCAAGGGTGGCCAGCCGGTGGAAGTCAGCCAGAGCCAGTTGAGCCGGCTGGAATTGCTGCCGCCGGGCAAGGGCGCGAGCGCCGGCACGCAGGTCGAGTTCAAGGATAAGTCGGGCAAGCTGCTGCACACGCTGTTGCTGGGCAAGAAACACATGAAGAAATCTCCCGGCGGCATGGGTGGGATGGGTGGTGGCGAATGGCCCGATGGCCGGTATGTGATGGTGAACGGCGAGACCGCTTCGGTATCGTTGCTTACGGAAGCTTTCAGCAACCTTGAACCGAAGCCCGAGCAATGGCTGTCCAAGGACCTGATCAAAGTGGAGAAGGTCAAAGCCATCACTTTGGTTTCCACCAACGCCACCAATAGTTGGAAGGTCACGCGCGAAACTGAGGCGGGCGAATGGAAATTGGCGGATGCCGGCAAGGATGAGCAGATTGATTCGGTCAAGGTCTCCAGTGCTTCGACGGCGCTGAGCAGTGCCAGCCTTACGGATGTCGTCGCTGCCACCACCAAAGCCGAGACCACCGGTTTGGATAAGCCCACCGTGATTACCTTGGAAACGTTTGACGGTTTCACCTATGTCCTCAAGTTCGGTAACAAGACCAGTGACGACAATGGCTATTACACCAGCTTTACTGTCGCCGCCAACCTGCCGAAGGAGCGCACCCCCGGCAAGGACGAGAAGAAAGAGGATAAAGACAGGCTGGACAAGGAATTCAAGGACAACCTGAAGAAGTCCGAGGAGAAACTGCAGAAGGAAAAGAGCCTCGAAAAATGGAACTACGTGGTCGCCAAATGGACAGTGGAATCCCTGTTCAAGCCGCGTCCTGAAATGCTGGCCCCCAAGAAAGAGGAGCCCAAGCCGGAAGAAAAGAAGGACGATAAAAAGTAA
- a CDS encoding Gldg family protein, which yields MKHKSFETVLYSTVGVAIMLLIVVAINFMVGLWRFRMDLTEEKAYTLSAGTKAILGKLDGPVKVRFYCTQNDNNMPVPLRNYAQRIDDVLAEYKKLSGGKLQVEKLDPQPDTDAEDFANMDGVEGKSLSMGGEAIYLGVSIAYLDEKVALPFLTPERDKYLEYDLSRAISRVMNPQRPTIGIISGAPIFGTPMNPMMMQMGQQPQQQPPWMFISELERDFTVKQLNSDLDSLDNDIKVLLLIHPKNLSDKTLFAIDQYIMRGGKLVCFLDPFCAMEGRSDPMRGQQSSGSNLEKLLKTWGMEFDSSKVLVDMGLRNPRFHPRVAHLLPAFDAQHLKQDEIITSQIDNVVMAFAGAFTGTPVEGLKQDVLMKSSPNSQLVDRFMAEMSGEQVAKDFKSSGKEYNVAVRLSGKFKTAFPDGKPEDKPEGDKKDEKKPEAKKDDSLKVCKADNQVILFGDVDMLHEQFYAEQGNFFGQRVMIPNAGNLSLLQNTVELYSGDSNLVNARSRATKARYFTLIRDMQAKAAERFQTELAKLETDKNELRRKISELQAKPDAKQRFVLPPEAKAEIEKYRKSEVETSKRLKQVRKELRSEEEAMSNKLKWVNIAGMPALVTIFGLGLAVYNRKRTAAK from the coding sequence ATGAAACATAAATCATTTGAGACGGTACTGTATTCGACGGTTGGCGTGGCGATCATGCTGCTGATCGTGGTCGCCATTAACTTCATGGTGGGCCTGTGGCGGTTCCGGATGGATTTGACCGAGGAGAAGGCGTACACGCTTTCCGCCGGCACCAAAGCCATCCTGGGCAAGCTCGACGGCCCCGTCAAAGTCCGGTTCTACTGCACGCAGAACGACAACAACATGCCGGTGCCGCTGCGCAATTACGCGCAGCGCATTGACGACGTGCTTGCGGAGTACAAGAAGCTTTCCGGCGGCAAACTCCAGGTGGAAAAGCTCGATCCGCAACCGGACACGGACGCGGAAGACTTCGCGAACATGGACGGCGTCGAGGGCAAGAGCCTCAGCATGGGCGGGGAAGCCATCTACTTGGGTGTCTCCATCGCTTACCTCGACGAGAAGGTGGCGCTGCCTTTCCTGACACCGGAGCGCGATAAGTACCTGGAGTACGATCTCTCCCGGGCCATCTCTCGCGTGATGAATCCGCAGCGGCCCACGATCGGCATTATCAGCGGTGCGCCGATTTTCGGCACGCCGATGAACCCCATGATGATGCAGATGGGGCAGCAGCCGCAGCAACAGCCGCCGTGGATGTTCATCAGCGAATTGGAGCGCGATTTCACGGTGAAACAGCTCAATTCGGACCTCGACTCTTTGGACAACGACATCAAGGTCCTGTTGCTGATTCATCCGAAGAACCTCTCCGATAAAACCCTGTTCGCCATTGACCAGTACATCATGCGCGGCGGCAAGCTGGTCTGTTTCCTCGATCCGTTCTGCGCGATGGAAGGCCGCTCTGACCCGATGCGCGGGCAGCAATCCAGCGGCTCCAACCTGGAGAAATTGCTCAAGACGTGGGGAATGGAGTTCGATTCCAGCAAGGTGCTGGTGGATATGGGGCTGCGCAATCCGCGTTTCCATCCCCGCGTGGCGCATCTGTTACCTGCGTTCGACGCCCAGCATCTCAAACAGGATGAGATTATCACCAGCCAGATTGATAACGTGGTCATGGCCTTTGCGGGCGCTTTCACCGGCACTCCGGTGGAGGGCCTGAAGCAGGATGTGCTGATGAAGAGTTCGCCCAATTCGCAATTGGTGGATCGGTTCATGGCGGAAATGTCGGGTGAGCAGGTGGCCAAAGACTTCAAGTCGTCGGGTAAGGAATATAACGTCGCGGTGCGCCTCTCCGGCAAGTTCAAGACCGCTTTTCCCGATGGCAAACCCGAGGACAAACCCGAGGGCGACAAGAAGGACGAGAAAAAGCCCGAGGCCAAGAAGGATGACTCGCTGAAAGTCTGCAAGGCGGACAATCAGGTGATCCTGTTTGGCGACGTGGATATGCTGCACGAGCAGTTTTACGCTGAGCAGGGTAACTTCTTCGGCCAGCGCGTGATGATCCCCAACGCGGGGAATCTGAGCCTGCTGCAAAACACCGTGGAACTCTACAGCGGCGACAGCAACCTGGTGAATGCCCGCAGCCGCGCCACCAAGGCCCGTTATTTCACCTTGATCCGCGATATGCAGGCCAAGGCTGCCGAGCGCTTCCAGACGGAGCTGGCCAAGCTGGAAACCGACAAGAATGAATTGCGCCGCAAGATCAGCGAGCTGCAAGCCAAGCCTGACGCCAAACAGCGCTTCGTGCTGCCGCCGGAAGCAAAGGCCGAAATTGAAAAATATCGCAAGAGCGAAGTGGAAACCAGCAAGCGCCTCAAGCAGGTGCGCAAGGAATTGCGCAGCGAGGAAGAAGCAATGTCCAACAAGCTCAAGTGGGTCAACATCGCCGGGATGCCGGCGCTGGTGACGATCTTTGGACTCGGACTGGCCGTCTATAACCGTAAACGTACTGCCGCCAAATGA
- a CDS encoding ABC transporter permease, which produces MNALNNIKCVAKRQLASYFNSPVAYVFIVIFLLLSGFFTFMVGGFFERDQASLTAFFMWHPWLYLFLVPAVGMGLWAEERRMGTMELLLTMPITPWQAIVGKFLAAWAFLALALVLTFPVILTVNRLGTPDNGIIFCGYVGSLMLAGAYLAVSSMTSAMSRNQVVSFILSVVICLFLILAGWPPVTNMLVKWANPALVQAIAGMSVMPPFEGFQKGVLDIRDIVFFLSIIGFSLFTTGVVIRNLRSGH; this is translated from the coding sequence ATGAACGCCCTCAATAATATCAAATGCGTGGCCAAGCGGCAGTTGGCGAGTTACTTCAACTCCCCGGTGGCCTATGTGTTTATCGTCATCTTCCTGCTGTTGTCGGGATTTTTCACCTTTATGGTGGGTGGTTTTTTTGAACGCGATCAGGCATCATTGACCGCTTTCTTCATGTGGCATCCGTGGTTGTATTTGTTCCTGGTGCCGGCGGTGGGCATGGGGCTATGGGCTGAGGAGCGCCGCATGGGCACGATGGAGTTGCTCTTGACGATGCCAATCACTCCCTGGCAGGCCATCGTGGGTAAATTCCTCGCGGCGTGGGCGTTTCTGGCGCTCGCCCTGGTCCTGACCTTCCCGGTGATCCTCACGGTGAATCGTTTGGGAACCCCGGATAACGGCATCATCTTCTGCGGCTATGTCGGCAGCCTGATGCTGGCCGGCGCTTATCTGGCCGTCAGCTCAATGACCTCGGCGATGAGCCGCAACCAGGTGGTGAGCTTCATCCTGTCGGTGGTCATCTGCCTGTTCCTCATCCTGGCGGGTTGGCCGCCGGTGACGAACATGCTGGTCAAGTGGGCGAATCCGGCCCTGGTGCAAGCCATTGCGGGCATGAGCGTCATGCCGCCTTTTGAAGGCTTCCAGAAAGGCGTGCTGGATATTCGGGATATCGTGTTTTTCCTGTCCATCATCGGCTTCTCCCTGTTTACGACGGGCGTCGTGATTCGCAATTTGCGTTCTGGTCATTAA
- a CDS encoding ATP-binding cassette domain-containing protein: MIKVQNLAKSFGAKRAVNGISFTVEKGEVLGFLGPNGAGKSTTMRMITGFIPPTEGTVTVGGHDITQEPLQAKALIGYLPENAPSYNDMTVYSFLNFAAEIRGLRGDEKKKAIGRAVEMCFLENVLQQSVDTLSKGYRHRTCFAQSIIHDPPVLILDEPTDGLDPNQKHEVRSLIKRMGQTKAIVFSTHILEEVEAACSRAMIIDRGQVVANGTPDELKRKSEIAGAVTVRLQGVAANVVVQKLNEARSARKATIVKEDGGLVIARVYPKPDANGELARAVAEVIARENWKVEELHTEEGRLDEVFRNITMPDTAKETK, from the coding sequence ATGATAAAAGTACAAAATTTAGCGAAGTCGTTCGGCGCGAAACGGGCCGTGAACGGCATTTCCTTCACCGTGGAGAAAGGCGAAGTGCTGGGTTTCCTGGGGCCGAACGGGGCCGGTAAATCCACCACCATGCGCATGATCACCGGGTTCATTCCGCCGACGGAAGGAACCGTGACGGTGGGCGGGCACGATATTACGCAGGAGCCGCTTCAGGCCAAGGCGTTGATCGGGTATCTGCCGGAAAATGCGCCGTCCTATAATGACATGACCGTCTATAGCTTCCTGAATTTCGCCGCCGAAATTCGCGGATTGCGCGGCGACGAGAAGAAGAAGGCGATCGGCCGGGCGGTCGAGATGTGTTTCCTGGAGAATGTCCTCCAGCAGAGCGTGGATACCCTTTCCAAGGGGTACCGGCACCGCACCTGCTTTGCGCAGTCCATCATCCACGATCCGCCGGTGCTGATCCTGGACGAACCCACCGACGGCCTGGACCCGAACCAAAAGCACGAAGTGCGCAGCCTGATCAAGCGCATGGGGCAGACCAAGGCGATTGTGTTCTCCACGCACATCCTGGAGGAAGTGGAAGCCGCCTGCTCGCGCGCCATGATTATTGACCGCGGCCAAGTGGTCGCCAATGGCACGCCGGATGAGTTGAAACGCAAATCGGAAATCGCCGGGGCGGTGACCGTGCGCTTGCAGGGAGTGGCCGCCAACGTGGTGGTGCAGAAATTGAACGAAGCCCGGTCGGCCCGCAAGGCGACCATCGTCAAGGAAGACGGCGGTCTCGTGATCGCGCGCGTCTATCCCAAGCCGGACGCCAACGGTGAGCTGGCGCGGGCCGTGGCAGAAGTCATCGCCCGGGAAAACTGGAAAGTCGAAGAATTACACACCGAGGAAGGCCGCCTGGATGAGGTCTTCCGCAATATCACCATGCCGGATACGGCCAAGGAGACCAAATAA